Genomic DNA from candidate division WOR-3 bacterium:
AAGGCGCGGTAGAAGGTAGCGACACTATAGACATCAATGAGTGGGATGCATAGCTTTTCTGAAACCATCCTCAATGCCTCCTGGGGTAGCCAGTTATATTTCTCCTGAATATCCTGTAAAATTGCAAGTAAGGCGTTCTTTCTATATCCATACTTTTTAATGATATTATTTATCTCTTCTAAGTTTAAACCCATTATAGTCTCCTTTTTGAATATCTTATTATATGCAAATTTTATGAAAAGTCAATGAATTATATAGGATTAAATTTCTAAAGCAAAATGCAATAAAGTTTTTTGCAAAAGAAAAAGCCCGACCCATCTGGTCGGGCTTTTTAATAAATTAATTTTTAGTTTCTACCTACTCTTCCGAATAATCTTGCTGCCTCCGCAACCCTTTGGACGGCAAGGATATATGCGGCGTGCCGCATATTAGTTTTATACTTCTCTGCAATTCTTACCACATCCCAGAAGGATTGCTGCATCATATGCCAGCATTTATTTTTGACTTCTTCCTCATCATAAAAAAGTCTTTGAACATCCTGGACCCATTCAAGATAGGAGACAGTTACACCGCCAGCATTGGCAAGTATATCGGGAATGATGAAGACTTTTTTCTCGCTGAGAATATCAGTTGCCTCATTAGTTGTAGGTCCATTCGCACCTTCGCAGATTATCTTAGCCTTTATTTTGTGGGCATTGTCTTCGTTTATCATTCCTTCTATAGCACAAGGCAACAGAATATCAGCATCAAGTTCCAGTAATTCATCATTGGTGATCTCGTCATATTTATTAAATCCTTTTACTGTCTTGGTCTGGGCGACATACTGGTCAAGGGCTTTAATGTCTATTCCATTTTTGTTATAGATCCCGCCGTAGATATCAGTTATCGCAATTATCTTGCAACCATAGTCATACAACAATCTTGCGATAGATGAGCCAACATTGCCGTAGCCAATTATCGTTACTCTTTTACCTTCAAGGGGAATTTCGAGATATTTAGATGTTTCAAGAAGGGTATAATACATTCCCAAACCAGTGGCACCAGAACGCCCTTTTGAACCACCTATCGCCAGGGGTTTACCAGTAACAACCGCAGGTTCAAAATAACCAACATATCTGCTATAGGCATCACATATCCAAGCCATAGTCTGGGAATTGGTCC
This window encodes:
- a CDS encoding Glu/Leu/Phe/Val dehydrogenase: MNNNKKLTKKYDPFIEATYQYEKAASMLDLEPWIYNRLKYPEKELTVHITITRDNGKVETFTGFRVQHSTIRGPGKGGIRYSPDASLEECKALAAWMTWKCAVLNLPLGGAKGAVICNPPEMSEAELERLTKEYTYAIKEIIGPQKDIPAPDVWTNSQTMAWICDAYSRYVGYFEPAVVTGKPLAIGGSKGRSGATGLGMYYTLLETSKYLEIPLEGKRVTIIGYGNVGSSIARLLYDYGCKIIAITDIYGGIYNKNGIDIKALDQYVAQTKTVKGFNKYDEITNDELLELDADILLPCAIEGMINEDNAHKIKAKIICEGANGPTTNEATDILSEKKVFIIPDILANAGGVTVSYLEWVQDVQRLFYDEEEVKNKCWHMMQQSFWDVVRIAEKYKTNMRHAAYILAVQRVAEAARLFGRVGRN